In the genome of Ignavibacteria bacterium, the window GAACCGCTGACGCCTGTTATACAGATGAATTTTCCAAGTGGAAATTTAACAGTGAGATTTTTTAAATTATTTCCATGAGCCCCCACAAGTTCAAGGAATTTTCCATTACCATTATTTTTTGAATAATTAAATGGTATCGATTTTTTGTTTTTTAAGTAATCGATAGTTATTGACTTCGCATTATTTCCATTCTTAAGGAATTTGCCCAAATCTCCTTCGAGAACTATGCTGCCGCCATGCTCTGCTGCACCTGGACCAAGATCGATTATATAGTCTGCATTTAATATTGTTTCTTTATCATGCTCGACAACAATTACTGTGTTGCCAAGATCACGCAATTTTTTAAGTGAATCAATCAATTTTAAATTGTCTCTTTGGTGAAGTCCTATACTTGGTTCATCAAGGACATAAAGTACTCCAACAAGCTGTGAGCCGATTTGAGTAGCTAAACGAATTCTTTGTGCTTCCCCGCCGGAAAGTGAAACCGCACTTCTGTCAAGCGTTAGATATCCGAGACCAACATTCAACAAGAATTCAATTCTCATTTTAATTTCTTTTAAGATCTGATGAGCAATTTCCATTTCCCGTGGAGTAAGTTCTACCGTATCTAAAAAATCTTTTACACTAAGAATTGAGAGGGCAGTTATATCGCTTATATTACTTTCCATTATTTTTACCGACAGTGACTCAGTCTTCAATCTTTGCCCATTACAGATGGAACATTTTGTTGTATTCATATAAGCTTCAATCCACTCTCGCACATTGTTCGAGCTCGTGTTATAATGATAATGCTTAAGCTGCGGAATGATCCCAGTATAACGGTGCGTGTAAGAAACTGACTGCCCGCTCCCAAGTTTATATTGAAATGTCAATTTTTCTTTTCCGGAACCATTTAAAATAATATCCATTGTTGACTTTGTAATATCTTTTAGCGGAATATCAAAGTCGAATTTATAAATTTCACCAAGAGCTCGAAGTTGGTTAAATAACCAGGTGTCACGTGGCTTCCCGAATGGTGCAATTCCTTCTTGGTTGATTGTTTTTTCCCAATCTGGAACTATCAAATCTAAATCTAATTCTTTTTTTTCACCAAGTCCTTCGCATGCTTCACATGCGCCAAACGGTGAATTGAATGAAAAGGAATTCGGGGCTAATTGATTAATACTTTTACCGCAATCTAAACAAGCCAGCAACCGACTGTAAACTTTATCTATGTCATTGGAATTAATGATTATCATTCCATTGCCATAGCCAAGAGCTACTTCGAGCGATTCGCGGATTCTTCGTTCAGATTTTCGGGTAACTTCAACACGGTCGATAACTATTTCAATGTTGTGAACTTTGTATCGCTCGGTTTTCATTCCTTTTACAATTTCTTTGACTTCACCGTCAATACGAACTTTTACAAAGCCATCTTTCGAGACTTCATCAAATAATTCTCGATAGTGCCCCTTTCTACCACGGACTACGGGTGAAAGAATTAAGATTTTTTTCCCAAAGAAATCCGAAAATATTGAATCGTATATTTGGTCAGGATTTTGTTTCTGAACAAGTTTTCCGCACTTTGGGCAATGAGGTCGTCCGACCTTTGCATAAAGAAGACGTAAGTAATCGTAAATTTCGGTAACAGTTCCAACTGTCGATCTGGGATTATTTGAGGTGGATTTTTGCTCAATCGATATAGATGGGCTTAATCCTTCAATTAAATCAACATCAGGCTTTTCCATGTTTCCCAAAAATTGACGTGCATAGGCGGATAAACTTTCGATGTACCTACGCTGACCTTCAGCATATATTGTATCGAAAGCTAAAGAGGATTTTCCGGAACCTGAAAGTCCAGTAATAACAATCAATCTATCCCTCGGTATTTCGAGGTCAAGATTTTTGAGATTATGCTCTCGGGCGCCTTTAATTACTATCTTATCCATTTTGTACAGTTAGACACACAAATTTATCTTTTCATATTAAGCAGTCAGTGTATAAAAAGCAAATTCGATTTCTTTTTTTACAAAAAATTAAACTAAATTTATAGCATGAACTCAAAGCAATCTTTTCCTGATAGTTTTCTAACGATTGAAAATTCTTATCAAAAAAGCCTAAAAATTAGAAACTCAACCTTCATTAGTTTTGCATTTCCAATAACTTCAAAAGCTGATGCAGCTTACAGGATAAGTGAGATTCAAAAAGAACATCATACTGCTTCACACATTTGTTTTGCATACATACTTGAACCAGATTCAAAAAGTTTTCATTATACCGATGCTGGAGAACCCCACGGAACTGCCGGGATTAAAATTTATAACTCGATAAAGGTAAAAAACTTAACCAATGTACTTGTTGCAGTAGTTCGATATTTTGGAGGAACAAAGCTCGGAATTGGCCCGCTTGGAAAAGCTTATAGTCAAGCAGGAGATGAGGTTCTTGTTAAAGTCAAAAAAATTCAAAAATTTTTATACAGCACTTTCAAGTTCAAATTGAAATATGAAGAGTTTAACAATATTTCCAAAATTCTAAACGAGTACAGTCTTGAGGAGATAAATCCAATTTTCACCGATAATGTTAAGGTTGTAATTAAAGTTCGCAAATCTATGCGGAAAGAGTTTGAGAACAAAATGCTTGATTTTTTTCGCGGTGAGAGAACTTGGTCTGAAATTGACGATTAGTTTTTCTGTTTTAGACTATTTAGATAAAGTTTAATTTTTGAAAAATCCTCGATGAGTGAAATAAGCTTTGTAAATGATGTCTGAGTCAGTTCGAGATATCTAAATTCAAATGATGCTTTTTCTTCCGACGAAAAATTTGAAATCGCATTTTTAATAAGCTCTTTTAGTTTTTCAACAGCTTCTTCAAAATCTTTTTTTATACCGGACTTATATTCCTCACTCACCTCATTGGAGAAGTTGTTTAATATAGACATCAATCCAATTGCATACTTTGATGTAAAGGAGAGGTCTTCAAGCAACTGGTTATTTCCCATCTTAAAGATTGATTCAAGTATTTTTTGTATCTCTATTCCATTTGTGAGTTCTTTTCCGATGAATGTTTCTGTTTCATCGAGAAAGTCAATTGCTTTTTGTTTATGCTTATTCATGGGAATTTTATTTTAAAAGGACTAATTTTTTTGTGCTGGTAAATTGTCCCGTTTCCAGCCGATAGAAATAAACACCGCTCGGAACTACGGCTCCAAAATCGTTTTTGCCATTCCAATCAATAAATTGATTTCCAGCACTCACAACAACATTATTCAACAGAGTTCGAACTTTTCTTCCAAGTATGTCATAAACATTTAGTGACACACTTTGCGAAACCGGTAAATCATATTTAATTCTTGTAGTGTTATTAAATGGATTCGGATAATTCTGAAATAGCTTATAATCAAAAACAAGATTCAACGGTTCAGATGGTGGAAACACTTTTTTATCTTTCAATACAAAAGAATATGAGTCAGAGCTTTTTTCCGGGATTCTTTTCTCAATTCCAGTTTTGGTTTTATAAGTAAAATAAAATCTAATTTTATCATCTTCAGATAGAATTGGGAGTTTTGTTTCATATTTAACTTCACTTCCAGCGAAACTTAAAGGACATTGAGAATAATTTTTTCCGCCATCAGTAGAAAAATGCAATTTCACGGTTGATGTATTAATATCAGAATTGAAAATTGATTTAAGCAAATAATAATCGCCTGCTCGTTTCACAATTTGCGGATAGGAAATGACTTCAATTGCATCCACTATTCCCCAGCCAAAAACTGTATCAGGTTTTGAAGATTGGCTTGCGGTTAATCTCATTGCATCTCTGACCTGATTATTGTTTAGTTCAGGATAATGAGAGAGAAGCAGTCCAGCAACTCCTGCAACAATTGGCGTCGCAGCTGATGTACCACTCGCAGTCGAATAAAGCGATGGCGAGCCAGGAAATGCTGCATAAACGGCAACTCCCATCGCACAAACATCAGGTTTTATTCTTCCATCACTGGTTGGACCTCTTGAACTAAAACTTGCAATCGCTCCCAGCGTATTTACTGCTCCACTAGCAATTACATATTTCGCATCTGCGGGTGAGATGATATACTTCCAAGGTGTGTTAAATTCATTTCCGGCAGCAGTGACCATTATCACTCCACGGACAAAGGCAGAATCTACAGCTCGTGCAACAATCGTAGTCATTCCATTCATATCTTTATATGTATAACTTTCAGCAATATCGTCAAATTCGCTGTAGCCGAGTGAACTGCTTATTACATCCACGCCATATTTTTCCATCCAGTGAATTGCTGCAGCATAGTTATCTTCTTCAATCCTTTTCTCTGTGCGAATGTCTTCTGTTTTGCCGAGAATAAAATTACTTTCGAATGCAGCTCCATAAATCTGTCCATCTTTTTTCCCGCCAACGATTGAGAGAATAGCAGTTCCATGATTATCTTGGCTTGGATGGTCTCCACTTTGATTCGCAGTCGTATCATCGCCAAAGACAAAATCTTTTTCGGCAATGACTGTTATATTCTGAAGTGCTTCATGTTCACGCCATCTGAATCCAGTATCAAGAAGTCCAATTAAAATGTTTTTTCCCTTAATTCCACTTGCGTGAACCGATGGAATGCTAGAAAGATTTAACTGAGTGAACGAGTTTCCATAATTGAGCATCGTTTTATTAGAAAGTTTATCAGTGAAAAAGAAGTTCGGCTTAGAATTTCTAAAAGTGAATTCATCCCGATAAATCAGTGACTTTACTTTTTCTATTTTAGTAATAAATGGCAGCTGCTTGAGTTCAACGACTAAATTTTCATCGACATAAACAGAGACAGCATTAAACCAAGGGAGTTCATGGACTATTTCTACACCGAGTGATTCCAACGTTTTTTTGTAATCGGAATAAATGGGATAGTCGGAATATCGAAAGATTTCTTCATTCGAATTTTTCTTCCTTCGTTCAATCGCTTTCGCCGAAAACTGATTGAACAAGTCTTTCTCTACATTTGATTTATAAAAATACTTGGTTTGGTTCTCCCCTTTATCTTTGAAATAAATGAAATACTTGTTTTGCGCGAATAAAGTTGATGAAGAAAACAGTAAGATCATTGTAAGAATGAAAAATTTCATAATAGTTATTCTTTTTTCAAAAATAAAAAATGAAGCTTGTTTCTGAAAGGGGTAAAATAAAAAAAATGGAACACGGATTTTCATGATCAATTATGATTATCCATGTCCCATAACAAATTAATGTATCAACTTAGCTATTCTGCCCAGTTTAACACTTGCAAGTTTGCTGATGAAATCTGGAAAGAAGTCCATATCGCGTTCCCACGACCAATAAATGATCAGGGCTGAGCCAATAATTAAATCTTCTGGAACAAATCCCCAAAATCTGCTGTCAGCACTGTCATCCCGATTATCTCCCATCATGAAGTAATAATTTTTTTTAACGGTATAATTTGAAACCGGTTTTCCATCTATTTTTATTTTACCAGCTTCAACAGTTACGACACGATCGCCATGTTCTCGATCGATTAAAGTACGCCACTGTTCAATATTATCAGTACTTAATTCAACCACATCTCCTTTTTTCGGGATTCGCAGAGGCCCATAATTATCTTCATTGAAACTTGATAAGCGGGGAAAGACTCGTGGATTTGAAATCCCATTAGGTGTAATGGATGGATTAATAAATTTCATATGATTAGGCGGCGGGAAAAGTTCGTTATTAACATAAAGAATTTTATCTCTAACGTAGATTTCATCTCCTGGTAAGCCAACACAGCGCTTGATGTAATTTACCGCTTCTTCAGATTTCATTTTATCACGATCACCAGGATATTCAAAAACGATTATATCTCCCCGCTCGGGAACCTTGAAACCAGGAAGCTGAAAATATGGAAGTGCTATATCAGTAAATGGTATGTACCGCGGAGAGGTTGATCCGTAAGTAAATTTTGTCACGAGAAGAAAGTCGCCGACCAGCAAAGTATT includes:
- the uvrA gene encoding excinuclease ABC subunit UvrA, whose amino-acid sequence is MDKIVIKGAREHNLKNLDLEIPRDRLIVITGLSGSGKSSLAFDTIYAEGQRRYIESLSAYARQFLGNMEKPDVDLIEGLSPSISIEQKSTSNNPRSTVGTVTEIYDYLRLLYAKVGRPHCPKCGKLVQKQNPDQIYDSIFSDFFGKKILILSPVVRGRKGHYRELFDEVSKDGFVKVRIDGEVKEIVKGMKTERYKVHNIEIVIDRVEVTRKSERRIRESLEVALGYGNGMIIINSNDIDKVYSRLLACLDCGKSINQLAPNSFSFNSPFGACEACEGLGEKKELDLDLIVPDWEKTINQEGIAPFGKPRDTWLFNQLRALGEIYKFDFDIPLKDITKSTMDIILNGSGKEKLTFQYKLGSGQSVSYTHRYTGIIPQLKHYHYNTSSNNVREWIEAYMNTTKCSICNGQRLKTESLSVKIMESNISDITALSILSVKDFLDTVELTPREMEIAHQILKEIKMRIEFLLNVGLGYLTLDRSAVSLSGGEAQRIRLATQIGSQLVGVLYVLDEPSIGLHQRDNLKLIDSLKKLRDLGNTVIVVEHDKETILNADYIIDLGPGAAEHGGSIVLEGDLGKFLKNGNNAKSITIDYLKNKKSIPFNYSKNNGNGKFLELVGAHGNNLKNLTVKFPLGKFICITGVSGSGKSTLINDTLSRILFKKIYRSKIVPLPFQDIKGLEHIDKVIEIDQSPIGRTPRSNPATYTALFTLIRDLYTQLPESKIRGYKAGRFSFNVKGGRCDECEGDGLKKIEMNFLPDVYVLCDVCKGKRYNKETLEVRYKGKSIADVLDMSVETALEFFEELPRIKRKIKTLHDVGLGYIRLGQQATTLSGGEAQRVKLATELAKIQTGKTLYILDEPTTGLHFEDVRILLEVLSDLTDKGNTVIVIEHNMDVIKTADWIIDLGPEGGDAGGYLIAEGTPLDLCVNRSSHTGQILNKEKDLNFK
- a CDS encoding YigZ family protein, which codes for MNSKQSFPDSFLTIENSYQKSLKIRNSTFISFAFPITSKADAAYRISEIQKEHHTASHICFAYILEPDSKSFHYTDAGEPHGTAGIKIYNSIKVKNLTNVLVAVVRYFGGTKLGIGPLGKAYSQAGDEVLVKVKKIQKFLYSTFKFKLKYEEFNNISKILNEYSLEEINPIFTDNVKVVIKVRKSMRKEFENKMLDFFRGERTWSEIDD
- a CDS encoding T9SS type A sorting domain-containing protein, whose product is MKIRVPFFLFYPFQKQASFFIFEKRITIMKFFILTMILLFSSSTLFAQNKYFIYFKDKGENQTKYFYKSNVEKDLFNQFSAKAIERRKKNSNEEIFRYSDYPIYSDYKKTLESLGVEIVHELPWFNAVSVYVDENLVVELKQLPFITKIEKVKSLIYRDEFTFRNSKPNFFFTDKLSNKTMLNYGNSFTQLNLSSIPSVHASGIKGKNILIGLLDTGFRWREHEALQNITVIAEKDFVFGDDTTANQSGDHPSQDNHGTAILSIVGGKKDGQIYGAAFESNFILGKTEDIRTEKRIEEDNYAAAIHWMEKYGVDVISSSLGYSEFDDIAESYTYKDMNGMTTIVARAVDSAFVRGVIMVTAAGNEFNTPWKYIISPADAKYVIASGAVNTLGAIASFSSRGPTSDGRIKPDVCAMGVAVYAAFPGSPSLYSTASGTSAATPIVAGVAGLLLSHYPELNNNQVRDAMRLTASQSSKPDTVFGWGIVDAIEVISYPQIVKRAGDYYLLKSIFNSDINTSTVKLHFSTDGGKNYSQCPLSFAGSEVKYETKLPILSEDDKIRFYFTYKTKTGIEKRIPEKSSDSYSFVLKDKKVFPPSEPLNLVFDYKLFQNYPNPFNNTTRIKYDLPVSQSVSLNVYDILGRKVRTLLNNVVVSAGNQFIDWNGKNDFGAVVPSGVYFYRLETGQFTSTKKLVLLK
- the lepB gene encoding signal peptidase I, encoding MDWLKNYWKKRQEKKRIREELKKNRTRAQRTWDLFENLLFAAIAAFILKTFVVEAYTIPTGSMENTLLVGDFLLVTKFTYGSTSPRYIPFTDIALPYFQLPGFKVPERGDIIVFEYPGDRDKMKSEEAVNYIKRCVGLPGDEIYVRDKILYVNNELFPPPNHMKFINPSITPNGISNPRVFPRLSSFNEDNYGPLRIPKKGDVVELSTDNIEQWRTLIDREHGDRVVTVEAGKIKIDGKPVSNYTVKKNYYFMMGDNRDDSADSRFWGFVPEDLIIGSALIIYWSWERDMDFFPDFISKLASVKLGRIAKLIH